One genomic region from Vibrio cyclitrophicus encodes:
- a CDS encoding Nif3-like dinuclear metal center hexameric protein → MHNIQLEKLLNEKLQPQQIKDYCPNGLQVEGASEVKRIVTGVTASQALIDKAVELNADALLVHHGFFWKGESEAIRGMKGKRIRTLIKNDINLLGYHLPLDIHPELGNNAKLAELLDIEVEGGLEGHPQSVAMFGKLKTPMTGEELAAKIGQVLNRIPLHIAPENTDKMIEKVGWCTGGGQDYIELAASQGIDAFISGEISERTTYSAREQDIHYFAAGHHATERYGVKALGEWLTKEHGLDVEFIDIDNPV, encoded by the coding sequence ATGCATAACATACAATTAGAAAAGCTACTGAACGAAAAACTGCAGCCACAGCAGATTAAAGATTACTGCCCGAATGGTCTTCAAGTCGAGGGGGCTTCTGAAGTGAAGCGCATCGTTACTGGTGTAACGGCCTCTCAAGCTCTGATTGATAAAGCGGTAGAATTGAATGCCGATGCTTTGTTGGTTCATCACGGTTTCTTTTGGAAAGGTGAGTCAGAAGCGATTCGAGGCATGAAGGGCAAGCGCATTCGTACTCTGATTAAGAATGACATTAATCTTCTAGGTTATCACTTACCTCTCGATATCCACCCTGAACTTGGTAACAATGCTAAGCTCGCTGAACTGCTTGATATTGAAGTTGAAGGTGGCTTGGAAGGACATCCACAATCGGTTGCAATGTTTGGTAAATTAAAAACACCAATGACAGGTGAAGAGCTTGCTGCAAAGATTGGTCAAGTTTTGAATCGTATACCGTTACATATTGCTCCTGAAAACACCGATAAAATGATTGAAAAGGTAGGTTGGTGTACTGGCGGTGGCCAAGACTACATTGAACTAGCGGCTTCTCAGGGTATTGATGCATTTATCTCTGGTGAAATTTCAGAGCGCACGACTTACTCAGCACGTGAGCAAGACATCCATTATTTTGCTGCGGGTCACCATGCAACAGAGCGATATGGCGTGAAGGCATTAGGTGAGTGGCTAACGAAAGAGCACGGTTTAGATGTCGAGTTTATTGATATTGATAATCCTGTGTAA
- the pgm gene encoding phosphoglucomutase (alpha-D-glucose-1,6-bisphosphate-dependent), translated as MAMHPRAGQKAQQEDLHNIPALVANYFLQQPDASNPEHKVLFGTSGHRGTADKSTFNENHILAIAQAVAEVRAEQGTTGPLFLGKDTHALSEPAFSTVIEVLVANGVEVIIQEKNGFTPTPGISHAILTHNLVNDKKADGIVITPSHNPPQDGGIKYNPTHGGPAEAELTQAIEDRANVIIAEKMQGVKRTPITLAKQSDLVKEVDLVAPYVADLVNVVDMEAIQKANIKIGVDPLGGSGIDYWRQIGKAYNLDLTLVSEAVDPSFQFMSLDKDGVVRMDCSSPYAMAGLLALKDDYQLAFGNDPDYDRHGIVTPKGLMNPNHFLAVCIDYLYRNREGWGKDVAVGKTLVSSALIDRVVADLGRELCEVPVGFKWFVDGLYNGQFGFGGEESAGASFLRKDGTPWSTDKDGLILCLLAAEITAVTGKNPQEYYEELAAKHGESKYNRIQAVANGAQKDVLKKLSPEMVSAETLAGDAITARLTHAPGNGAAIGGLKVTTENGWFAARPSGTEDIYKIYCESFKGEEHLKAIEAEAQEIVNQVFAAAGL; from the coding sequence ATGGCTATGCACCCTCGTGCCGGGCAAAAAGCTCAGCAGGAAGATCTTCATAATATTCCGGCTTTAGTGGCTAACTATTTCTTACAGCAACCGGATGCTAGTAACCCTGAGCATAAAGTTCTATTCGGTACTTCGGGTCACCGTGGTACAGCAGACAAATCAACATTTAACGAAAACCACATTCTCGCGATCGCACAAGCGGTGGCTGAAGTTCGTGCTGAACAGGGTACAACAGGCCCACTTTTCTTAGGTAAAGATACTCACGCTCTATCTGAGCCTGCGTTTTCTACTGTTATCGAAGTGCTTGTAGCGAACGGTGTTGAAGTTATTATTCAAGAAAAAAATGGCTTTACTCCAACACCAGGCATCTCGCACGCGATCCTTACGCATAACCTAGTAAATGATAAAAAAGCCGACGGCATTGTTATCACACCTTCACATAATCCACCTCAAGACGGCGGTATTAAATACAATCCGACACACGGTGGCCCTGCTGAAGCTGAGCTAACTCAAGCGATTGAAGATCGTGCGAACGTCATCATTGCTGAGAAAATGCAAGGTGTTAAACGTACCCCTATCACGCTAGCTAAACAGTCTGATTTAGTAAAAGAAGTTGATCTCGTTGCTCCTTACGTTGCTGACTTGGTTAACGTGGTTGATATGGAAGCGATTCAGAAAGCAAACATCAAAATTGGTGTGGATCCACTAGGTGGTAGCGGCATCGATTATTGGCGTCAAATTGGTAAAGCGTACAACTTAGATCTTACTTTGGTAAGTGAAGCGGTTGATCCTTCGTTCCAGTTTATGTCTTTAGATAAAGATGGCGTGGTTCGAATGGATTGTTCTTCTCCGTACGCGATGGCAGGTTTACTGGCCCTTAAAGACGATTATCAATTAGCGTTTGGTAACGACCCTGATTACGATCGCCACGGTATTGTTACACCAAAAGGCTTAATGAATCCAAACCATTTTCTAGCAGTGTGTATCGACTACTTATACCGTAACCGTGAAGGTTGGGGTAAAGACGTTGCTGTTGGTAAGACGTTAGTATCAAGCGCTCTGATTGACCGCGTTGTTGCTGATTTAGGCCGCGAGCTTTGCGAAGTGCCAGTTGGTTTCAAATGGTTCGTTGATGGCCTTTATAACGGTCAGTTTGGTTTCGGTGGTGAAGAAAGTGCGGGTGCATCTTTCTTACGTAAAGACGGTACGCCTTGGTCTACAGATAAAGATGGCCTGATTCTTTGCTTACTTGCGGCTGAAATCACAGCCGTTACTGGTAAGAACCCACAAGAGTACTATGAAGAACTTGCCGCTAAACACGGTGAATCTAAGTACAACCGAATTCAAGCAGTCGCTAATGGCGCACAAAAAGACGTGCTTAAAAAGCTCTCTCCAGAGATGGTTTCTGCTGAGACGCTTGCTGGGGATGCAATTACTGCACGCCTAACACACGCTCCAGGTAACGGTGCTGCGATTGGTGGCCTTAAAGTGACAACTGAGAACGGTTGGTTTGCTGCTCGTCCATCAGGTACTGAAGACATCTACAAGATCTACTGTGAGAGCTTTAAAGGTGAAGAGCACCTAAAAGCAATTGAAGCAGAAGCTCAAGAGATTGTGAACCAAGTATTTGCGGCGGCTGGTCTATAA
- the seqA gene encoding replication initiation negative regulator SeqA: protein MKTIEVDEDLYRFIAGQTERIGESASDILRRLLQVDSQGMVPIDEIVEPKGIVVSKEVGFTPEKFDGVKEMRSLLISDEFASLKKAIDRFMLVLSTLHKIDPLSFSEATQVKGRKRVYFADNEETLLANGNTTKPKAIPHSPFWVITNNNTSRKRQMVEQLMSRMNFQAELIEKVTGSI from the coding sequence ATGAAAACAATTGAGGTTGATGAGGACCTATACCGTTTTATTGCGGGTCAGACAGAACGTATTGGCGAAAGCGCTTCAGATATTCTGCGCCGCTTGTTACAGGTTGATAGCCAAGGCATGGTTCCGATCGATGAGATCGTTGAACCAAAAGGTATCGTTGTTAGCAAAGAGGTAGGCTTTACTCCAGAGAAGTTCGATGGCGTTAAAGAAATGCGCTCACTACTAATATCAGATGAGTTTGCATCACTAAAGAAAGCCATTGATCGTTTCATGCTTGTGTTATCAACACTGCATAAAATCGACCCTTTAAGCTTTTCAGAAGCAACTCAAGTAAAAGGCCGTAAGCGTGTTTACTTCGCAGATAACGAAGAGACGTTGTTAGCAAACGGGAATACAACCAAGCCTAAAGCGATTCCACACAGTCCTTTTTGGGTTATTACTAATAATAATACTAGCCGCAAAAGACAGATGGTTGAGCAGCTTATGAGCCGCATGAATTTCCAAGCAGAATTGATAGAAAAAGTAACAGGTTCAATTTAA
- a CDS encoding DUF2788 domain-containing protein produces the protein MLYDYMNIIESIGLDLLFAAIFFLIGMAIKDVLKQGNVPAFGRRIVWLVLFLGCAGFIAKGIIQLSWEGTGI, from the coding sequence ATGCTTTACGACTACATGAACATCATTGAATCTATTGGTTTAGATCTCCTGTTTGCCGCGATTTTCTTTTTAATCGGTATGGCAATTAAGGACGTTCTAAAGCAGGGAAATGTTCCTGCATTTGGTCGTCGTATTGTATGGTTAGTACTTTTCCTTGGCTGCGCAGGTTTTATCGCTAAAGGGATAATCCAACTAAGCTGGGAAGGAACTGGGATCTAA
- a CDS encoding alpha/beta fold hydrolase — MSVQLNYKIEGEGHTIVLIHGLFGNLDNLGLLARDLKADHQVLSIDLRNHGQSFHSETHNYQAMAQDVAQLLRDLDLKDVTVIGHSMGGKVAMALTQHLTLHKLIVLDMAPVAYTQSRHDNVFAGLQAVIEEKPTSRLDALKILSKYIEIDGVRQFLTKSLFKTEQGIMEWRFNVASLLNNYPQIIGWEPVDKTSVKTLLIKGGDSDYLTADHQAAVQQQFSNAKAHVIANTGHWLHAEKPAEVLRAIRKFIA, encoded by the coding sequence ATGTCAGTACAGCTCAACTATAAAATTGAAGGTGAGGGTCACACCATTGTTTTGATCCATGGATTATTCGGTAATCTGGACAACCTTGGCCTGCTCGCTAGGGATCTAAAAGCCGATCATCAGGTACTTAGCATCGATCTACGCAATCACGGTCAATCCTTCCATAGCGAAACCCATAATTATCAAGCAATGGCCCAAGATGTTGCCCAATTGCTGCGTGACCTTGATTTAAAAGACGTCACTGTAATTGGTCACTCTATGGGTGGCAAAGTAGCGATGGCACTGACACAGCATCTTACACTGCATAAGTTGATTGTCTTAGATATGGCACCGGTCGCATACACCCAAAGTCGCCACGACAACGTATTCGCCGGTCTGCAAGCGGTTATTGAAGAAAAGCCGACCTCACGATTGGATGCGCTAAAGATCCTCTCAAAATATATCGAGATCGACGGGGTTCGTCAGTTCTTAACAAAATCTTTGTTCAAAACAGAACAAGGTATTATGGAATGGCGTTTTAACGTGGCATCACTATTGAATAACTACCCCCAGATCATTGGTTGGGAACCCGTAGATAAAACCTCGGTCAAAACATTGCTAATAAAAGGCGGTGATTCTGATTACCTCACTGCCGATCATCAAGCCGCGGTTCAACAACAATTTTCTAACGCTAAGGCTCATGTCATTGCTAATACTGGGCACTGGCTGCATGCAGAAAAACCAGCTGAAGTACTCAGAGCAATCAGAAAATTCATCGCTTAA
- a CDS encoding DUF1853 family protein, giving the protein MTALQRFYQWVIDSPPLLEIKPPISDLGAFSSHLEIDESHTYNGNPRLGFLYQHLCEQVIIASDNYSIKHDEIQINVEGRTLGAIDFILEEENSQKLQHWEVAIKFYLLHEQTWFGPNSHDQLDKKLDRMLDHQLGMSSSTAFLEQYPEIDVDSKHLLMQGRLYTNPFLDQKIPTECLGYDINSSQVNGFWCYQNQAHLITEALYPLSKEEWAAGTDDFTSEPLTEFGERFVHGQTQSGQFWFVMPQSWPHG; this is encoded by the coding sequence ATGACAGCACTGCAACGTTTTTACCAATGGGTTATCGACTCACCGCCATTATTGGAAATCAAGCCGCCCATATCTGATCTCGGTGCATTCTCAAGCCACCTAGAAATCGACGAATCACATACTTATAATGGTAATCCTAGATTAGGCTTTCTCTACCAACACCTATGTGAACAAGTCATCATTGCTTCGGATAATTATTCAATCAAGCACGATGAGATTCAGATCAATGTCGAAGGTAGAACACTAGGCGCTATCGACTTTATTCTCGAAGAAGAGAACAGCCAAAAACTGCAACATTGGGAAGTAGCGATTAAGTTTTATCTACTCCATGAACAGACATGGTTTGGTCCGAACTCTCACGACCAATTAGATAAGAAGCTCGATCGAATGTTGGACCACCAATTGGGTATGTCGTCTTCAACGGCCTTTCTTGAACAATATCCAGAGATCGATGTCGACTCAAAACATCTCCTCATGCAGGGTCGTCTCTATACCAACCCATTCTTAGATCAAAAAATACCTACTGAATGTTTGGGCTACGACATTAACTCAAGTCAAGTAAACGGTTTTTGGTGCTATCAAAACCAAGCCCATTTAATCACTGAAGCGCTCTACCCTCTCAGCAAAGAGGAATGGGCTGCGGGTACTGATGACTTCACCAGTGAACCTCTTACTGAGTTTGGTGAGCGCTTTGTACATGGGCAAACCCAATCTGGGCAATTCTGGTTTGTGATGCCACAAAGTTGGCCACACGGTTAG